The Cutaneotrichosporon cavernicola HIS019 DNA, chromosome: 3 region CGTCTCGTACTCTCCCAGGAGGTTCGACTTCCTGGCACATCGCCCAGACGGAAGGTGGCGAGTGGTCGCCAAAATTCCCGCGAGGTTGCAGCCGACAACGAGCACCAAGGACGGGCATGTCGTCCATCAACCAGTGACTGGGACATGGGTCTGGGTTCTGGAGCACAGGTAGCTTTTCATACCAAGAAGCAGTTTGAGGATAACTACAGGAGCGATCCCACATAGGCGGTCATGAGGGACTTGTTGTGGAGCCCAACAGCCAGCTGTTGGCCGTCGTGTCGCCAAGCCATTGTCATCTTCAGTTAGTTGTCAAATCAGATCGAATCCTACCATCATCGGCCGGTCACGGGTACTTTGTCGCTCCAGTTCCTCTTCGACTTCATACTCCTTGAGGACTTCGCCAGTCTGGGGTAAGTTAAGATACGAACATCGTCCGAAACATACCACTACGTCCCAGAGAATGGCCTTGCCATTCCATCCGCCTCCCGCGAGCACACCCCCGGGGCGAGTCAAGCTTGAGGTTGGTGAGAACGCGATTGAGCCAGTGCCATGTTCAAGGCCAGCCAGAGCGTGGAGACATTCACCTGAGCTCGCATCGAACAATTTGACCGTTGAGTCTTGGCCACCCCTAGCGTTAACGAGTTCGAAAACGAGAGCTCACGCTGCGATGATCATTCGGCCATCTTTACACGTAGGGCCCCATTCGACCGTATTCATGCGCTTGTTGTCGGTGCTGCTGTTGACCACTTGGAGGCGATTGACGCAGTATTCGGATCCTGGCAACACCGTCATTTGGAAAAACTCGTCCGTCGACGGCTCCTTCTCTCGGGGCTGCTTACTCGGCGAGAGCGAACGGCTTACTGTGCCACGGTCCGCTGGGTAATGTGGAAGCTTCCAGATCATGATGGATCCATCGTCCGAGACAGACGCAAGTAGGCGTTGTTGGTCACCCTCGccaggacgagctggcgaCCACTTGACCCTTGTTACATCATCTGAGTGGCCTTTGAGGGTGAATCGTGGGCGACGGTCATTGGATCGATAGATGAAGATTGTGTGGTCGTTACCGCCGGACGCAAAGACATCGTCATCGAGCCAGTCGACATCGTTCACTTCCTTGGTGTGTGACTCGAAGCTCAGTTGCTTGGGTGACTGCAAATCAAAGTTGAGAAGGAACAGGCAAACTGTGAagtcgtccttggcggccaATAACGAGTTGCCCGAGGGGTTAAATTTGAGAGAATTGATGGTCCCGCGTCCGTAGCTTAGAATGCCTTGCAATTGTCCAGAGGGGGTGAAAAGGCGACCGACACCATCGGACGCTTGTCGTCAGCATCTTACCATCCACACGCGTACCTGTCACAAACACTGTCCCATCGGGATGCCACGCCAGTGCAGTGACGGCCTTCTTCGAACTATCAATCGCCTTGTGGCTGATAGACGTGGGCTTCTGCTGCAATTGGAGGGCGTGGCTGGATGAATCCGCGGCCTCCATGAAATGCCACCGCCGAGCAGTTCCATCATTGCTACCGGTCACCAGcacctccttgtccttAGGATTCCAGGCGAGGCATGTGACCTGCGGATGAGGAACTCGCCTGAAAAAAGTCACCTACAGCATCGCGATGCTCCGTCCAGGAGCTTCCCTCGCTTGCAGCAAGGCCCAGGATGCCACTGGATTTAGAGCCTCTTGATGCGAGCTTCGGGTCCTTGACATCCTCCGCCTTCGATTTCCTACGATCGTCATCGCGGATCCTTTTGGATGCGGGGGTCGTAATCCCCGTTTCGCCGGAAGGGATGCTTGCATCCGTTAGTCCATGTCGAGGGCTAGCGGTTCGGCCACTTCGCGAAAGGTCTGCCGCCTTGGCAGTCACCGTGGCATCACTGGCACTCTTcctcttgcccttgcctATAGCAAGTGGGGATGGTACGTCCATGTCacgagacggaggaggggagTTACCACCATGGTCAGCAGCAGGAGGTTCTTGTATCTGACGGACTGGAAAGGTGTCTGGACGTCTGGggggtggcgaggacgacaccCCTGGAACAGACAATTCACCCTCAGGCGAGCAAGTGtgtgggacgaggagctgaaACCGGGAGTTACAGGCTGGCATAAACGCGTCCTATAAAGTTAGCGCACAAAGCTGCGATTATGGCCTTGCAGGACATACAGGTTCAGTCGTAGTGTGGCGCTCGATCTCTTCCCATCGCAAGGCCTTCCACAGCTTGCGAATCAACTCTCCGCGAGCGATCTTGTCCTGAGGAGCACCGAAAGTTTCTGACGCTGACCCCCGGGTAGCACCGTTGGTGCGGCTGCTACCAAAGGTGTTGGAAGCAGATCgttgggagggggggaCAGGGTACCCAGGGTTGAACTGTTGGAACAGAGCAGTCGAAGGAAGCGCCGACTCGGATAGGAGAGTGAAAGCCGTGTGCTTGAAGTTGGACTCGAGCAAATACTGGAGTGGTTTCAGCACATCGAGATGTTGCAGAGCGCGCAATCATACTGACGAGGTAGATGAGAATGTTGATCTCCTCGCTTGTGAGGTGAACATTACCAGGCCCCGCCAACTGCCCAATGGCAGGTCCGTTTTCGGGGGCCATGTAGAGTTATGAGGTGATAAACAGTCGCGATGGCCGAAGTGGTAGGAGGCAATCGGTATTGGGGAAAGGATATGTGAGGAgttgaggaaggagggccCAAGGAAGGACGACTAGACGAAGGagggatggatggatgagtggttggggatgaggacgaggataCGGATGAGGAAGGAAGCGCACAATCGTACGAGGGCACAGTTAAAGGAGGGTCgggaggagtgggaagTGGATGGTGGTAATGATGATAATGATGgtgatgttgatgttgatggtTACGGTGATCTGGTGATGATGGGGAGTTGGCAAGCTGGTGGAGGTTAGTTCGGTCTAGATATCTAGCTTGGTGGCCAAATGCCAACTGCTGCTTACAGTAACGGCCACAATTGTTTATCGCCGTCATGCCGCCGCAGCTGCCACAGCCGCC contains the following coding sequences:
- a CDS encoding uncharacterized protein (histone deacetylation-related protein) — translated: MAPENGPAIGQLAGPGNVHLTSEEINILIYLYLLESNFKHTAFTLLSESALPSTALFQQFNPGYPVPPSQRSASNTFGSSRTNGATRGSASETFGAPQDKIARGELIRKLWKALRWEEIERHTTTEPDAFMPACNSRFQLLVPHTCSPEGELSVPGVSSSPPPRRPDTFPWHPGPCCKRGKLLDGASRCSSDGVGRLFTPSGQLQGILSYGRGTINSLKFNPSGNSLLAAKDDFTVCLFLLNFDLQSPKQLSFESHTKEVNDVDWLDDDVFASGGNDHTIFIYRSNDRRPRFTLKGHSDDVTRVKWSPARPGEGDQQRLLASVSDDGSIMIWKLPHYPADRGTVSRSLSPSKQPREKEPSTDEFFQMTVLPGSEYCVNRLQVVNSSTDNKRMNTVEWGPTCKDGRMIIAAGGQDSTVKLFDASSGECLHALAGLEHGTGSIAFSPTSSLTRPGGVLAGGGWNGKAILWDVVTGEVLKEYEVEEELERQSTRDRPMMMTMAWRHDGQQLAVGLHNKSLMTAYVGSLL